A DNA window from Salvelinus sp. IW2-2015 linkage group LG4q.1:29, ASM291031v2, whole genome shotgun sequence contains the following coding sequences:
- the LOC111960880 gene encoding alpha-2B adrenergic receptor-like produces the protein MAITLMMILTIVGNIMVIIAVLTSRSLHGPQNLFLVSLAAADILVATLIIPFSLANELQGYWAFRSLWCEIYLALDVFFCTSSIAHLCAISLDRYLSISRPVSYGIQRTPARIKAAIVVVWLLSAVISFPPLLSLDKSKGGVEVCELNNERWYILYSTIGSFFAPCLIMIGVYIRIYQIAKQHTRCLPGEKPNPNKTPGNIQPQNHKGEGGKADRQSTDAVPLKSLPVSSPSSPPPQSETQAKSQPQTSLPNPVPTSPQPTSPTVALSLTLLSPDSQHEETHRQGERQEENHRDTPNDDSFSSGSEAETGGRGKGGRGGGKGTVKNNGGSKSGGARPSSLTSHKFKNTVATPTGTVLASDRPVKPQATPMSRRRAMVNREKRFTFVLAVVIGVFVICWFPFFFSYSLKAIFPETCLVPAPLFTFFFWIGYCNSCLNPVIYTIFNQDFRKAFKKILCRDTKGTFF, from the exons ATGGCGATCACCCTCATGATGATCCTCACCATCGTCGGCAACATCATGGTCATCATTGCAGTGCTCACCTCACGCTCACTCCATGGCCCACAGAACCTTTTCCTTGTCTCCCTGGCCGCAGCCGACATCCTAGTCGCTACCCTCATCATCCCCTTCTCACTGGCCAATGAGCTGCAGGGTTACTGGGCGTTCCGCTCACTGTGGTGTGAGATCTACCTGGCGTTGGACGTCTTCTTCTGCACGTCCTCCATTGCCCACCTGTGTGCCATCTCATTGGACCGCTACCTGTCCATCTCCCGGCCCGTGTCCTATGGCATCCAACGGACGCCAGCACGCATCAAGGCGGCCATCGTGGTTGTCTGGCTTCTCTCGGCCGtcatctctttccctcctctcctctccctggatAAGAGCaagggaggggtggaggtgtgTGAGCTGAACAACGAGCGTTGGTATATTCTCTACTCCACCATTGGATCGTTCTTCGCCCCGTGTCTCATCATGATCGGGGTCTACATCAGGATCTACCAGATTGCCAAGCAACACACAAGATGTCTGCCAGGGGAGAAACCCAACCCTAACAAAACCCCTGGCAACAT CCAACCACAGAACCacaaaggggagggagggaaagcagACAGACAATCTACGGACGCCGTACCTCTGAAgagtctccctgtctcctccccctcgtCTCCTCCTCCCCAGAGTGAGACCCAGGCGAAGAGTCAACCCCAGACGTCTTTACCAAATCCTGTCCCCACCTCACCCCAGCCTACCTCACCCACCGTagctctctccctcacactcctctctccagaTAGCCAACATGAGGAGACCCACAGACAGggtgagagacaggaggagaaccATAGAGACACCCCCAATGATGACAGCTTCAGCTCTGGCTCCGAGGCAGAGACAGGGggaagaggaaagggagggagagggggagggaaagggacAGTTAAGAATAATGGAGGATCAAAGTCTGGAGGAGCACGTCCCTCTTCTCTGACCTCTCACAAGTTCAAAAATACTGTAGCCACACCCACAGGTACAGTGCTGGCCTCTGATAGGCCGGTGAAGCCACAGGCCACTCCCATGTCTCGGCGCAGGGCCATGGTAAACCGAGAGAAGCGCTTCACGTTTGTCCTGGCCGTGGTGATCGGAGTGTTTGTCATCTGTTGGttccctttcttcttctcctaCTCGCTGAAGGCCATCTTTCCTGAGACCTGCTTGGTCCCTGCTCCCCTCTTCACGTTCTTCTTCTGGATCGGCTACTGCAACTCCTGTCTGAATCCCGTCATATACACCATCTTCAACCAGGACTTCAGGAAGGCCTTCAAGAAGATCCTCTGTAGGGACACCAAGGGGACGTTCTTCTAG